A part of Rhinoderma darwinii isolate aRhiDar2 chromosome 1, aRhiDar2.hap1, whole genome shotgun sequence genomic DNA contains:
- the LOC142670124 gene encoding uncharacterized protein LOC142670124 → MPRGMDVERLILFIQEHPAIWDNRCEEYHNRTVKEDAWELVAKNLFGQEWETGRTRDRTRLVQDIKTRWRSCRDQFRREMGDKGRSGDGASRKRPYIYTKQLMFLKDIMDMRTITDNLEDTAEETDVGESVAEAPAPNILPPSPEPTPQEPAPGQSERPVGSPAQERPVRARSRRLRAPQPSTSAQVDTRVLEYLRRAAEEDGNDAFGRSIVPLLRLVPMDLMGRLQASIVTLIDACRPPHNPHPCFTAIEQWRNTYMPPPTAQVPGQFHPVPHMARPHPYMRPMAPHFAGPTFQPSHQHHYAGQEQPTQLQVQHSGAEMQAYASPAQLYQHL, encoded by the exons atgccgcgcgggatggatgtggagcgcctcattCTTTTTATCCAGGAGCATCCAGCAATATGGGATAacagatgtgaggagtatcacaacaggacggtgaaggaggacgcatgggagttggttgccaaaaacctctttgggcaagagtgggagacaggccgaacccgtgaccgcactcggttgg tccaagatatcaagacacggtggcggagctgccgtgatcaattcaggcgagagatgggtgacaagggacgcagcggagatggggcatctcgcaaacggccctacatttatacgaaacagctgatgttcctgaaggacatcatggatatgcgcac aatcaccgacaatttggaggatacagcagaggagactgacgtgggggagtctgtggccgaagcccctgctcccaatatcctgccacccagccccgagccgacaccccaggagcccgcaccaggccagtcagaacggccggttggctctccagcccaggagcggcccgtgcgagcccgcagtcggcgtcttcgtgccccacagccctccacatctgcccaggtggatacgcgggtactcGAGTATTTGaggcgagccgcagaggaggatggcaatgatgcctttggccgcagcattgtgcccctcctacgcctggtgccgatggaccttatgggccgtctgcaggcgtcgatcgtcacattgatcgacgcttgcagaccgccacacaatccccatccgtgtttcacggcaatcgagcagtggcgaaatacttacatgccgccacccacggcccaggtgcctggccaatttcaccctgttccccatatggcccgtccgcatccatacatgcgccctatggctccccacttcgcggGGCCCACATTCCAGCCatcacatcagcaccactatgctggccaggaacaacctacccagctccaggtccagcatagtggtgctgaaatgcaggcatatgcctccccagcccaactataccaacacctctga